A section of the Pirellulales bacterium genome encodes:
- a CDS encoding DUF1501 domain-containing protein, which produces MSQPINDMLALSRRQFLRRSGAGLGTAALASLLADDGLASSQARQQPHFAPKAKRVVYLFQSGGPSQLEMFDYKPELRNLHGKELPDSIRQGQRLTGMTSGQASFPVVAPKFTFARHGRSGAWLSELLPHTSRVLDELCVIRSVHTEAINHDPAITFIQTGSQQPGRPSLGSWVSYGLGRATEELPAFVVLISHGSGKDSNQGLLERLWGSGFLPTSHQGVKLRSTGDPVLYLSNPPGIDSALRRQMLDGIARLNERQFAESGDPEITTRIAQYEMAFRMQLSVPELTDFSMEPEATFALYGDEARRPGSFASNCLLARRMLERGVRFVQLFHRGWDHHGALPSNIPKQCHDIDQPQAALITDLKQRGLLEDTLVVWGGEFGRTVYCQGGLQDDYGRDHHGRCFTMWLAGGGVRPGIVHGETDDFGYNIVRDPVHIHDLNATILNRLGFDHERLTFRFQGRDFRLTDVHGSVVSSILV; this is translated from the coding sequence ATGAGCCAGCCGATAAACGACATGCTCGCTCTCTCGCGCCGGCAGTTCCTGCGGCGCAGCGGCGCCGGCCTCGGCACGGCAGCGCTAGCGTCGCTCCTTGCCGATGATGGGCTGGCATCGTCACAAGCGCGCCAGCAGCCGCACTTCGCGCCCAAGGCGAAGCGCGTGGTCTATTTGTTCCAGTCAGGTGGGCCTTCGCAGTTGGAAATGTTTGACTACAAGCCCGAGCTGCGCAATTTGCACGGCAAGGAACTACCTGATTCGATTCGGCAAGGGCAGCGGCTCACCGGCATGACCTCGGGCCAGGCCAGCTTTCCGGTCGTGGCGCCGAAGTTCACGTTCGCGCGTCACGGTCGTTCAGGCGCATGGCTGAGCGAGCTACTCCCCCATACCAGTCGCGTGCTCGATGAGCTGTGCGTCATTCGCTCGGTGCACACCGAGGCCATCAATCACGATCCGGCCATTACGTTCATTCAGACCGGCTCGCAACAGCCCGGCCGCCCGTCATTGGGATCGTGGGTCAGCTACGGCCTTGGCCGGGCAACCGAAGAGTTACCGGCGTTCGTCGTGCTGATCTCGCACGGCAGCGGCAAAGACTCGAACCAGGGATTGCTCGAGCGTCTGTGGGGCAGCGGGTTTCTGCCCACCAGCCATCAAGGAGTGAAGTTGCGCAGCACAGGCGATCCGGTTCTTTATCTGTCGAACCCGCCGGGTATCGATAGCGCTTTGCGGCGGCAGATGCTCGACGGCATTGCCCGGCTGAACGAGCGGCAATTCGCCGAGTCGGGCGATCCGGAGATCACGACGCGCATCGCGCAATACGAGATGGCCTTTCGCATGCAGTTGTCGGTGCCTGAGTTGACCGATTTCTCGATGGAGCCCGAGGCGACGTTCGCTCTGTACGGGGACGAAGCACGCCGGCCGGGCAGCTTTGCCAGCAATTGCCTGCTGGCCCGGCGCATGCTGGAACGTGGCGTACGTTTCGTGCAGCTCTTTCACCGAGGTTGGGACCACCACGGCGCGCTACCGTCGAACATTCCCAAGCAATGCCACGATATCGACCAGCCTCAGGCGGCGTTGATCACGGATCTGAAGCAGCGCGGCTTGCTGGAAGACACGCTGGTCGTTTGGGGAGGTGAATTCGGCCGCACCGTTTATTGTCAGGGAGGGCTACAAGATGATTACGGGCGCGACCATCACGGACGATGCTTCACGATGTGGCTGGCCGGCGGCGGTGTCCGTCCTGGCATCGTACACGGCGAGACCGACGATTTTGGCTACAACATCGTGCGCGATCCAGTCCATATCCACGACCTGAACGCCACGATCTTGAATCGTCTGGGCTTCGACCACGAACGGCTGACGTTCCGTTTTCAAGGCCGCGACTTCCGCCTGACCGACGTACACGGAAGCGTCGTGTCCTCGATTCTCGTTTAG